The Littorina saxatilis isolate snail1 linkage group LG13, US_GU_Lsax_2.0, whole genome shotgun sequence genome contains a region encoding:
- the LOC138945924 gene encoding phospholipase A and acyltransferase 1-like: MRQGRRRVIHRAGDPQKQDDAKAEIRVDSLRDVAGPKRKAELANYLDKKHRPLPPDEIVERARKRLGQKGYNLLSKNCEHFATWCRYGDGIGVTQGEGISEQVTHYTNNFGMV, from the exons atgaggcaggg gaGACGCAGAGTTATTCACAGGGCAGGGGATCCCCAGAAGCAGGACGACGCCAAAGCGGAGATCAGAGTAGACAGCCTGAGAGATGTGGCTGGACCAAAGAGGAAAGCAGAACTTGCCAACTACCTGGATAAGAAACACAG gCCTCTGCCACCGGACGAGATCGTAGAACGAGCACGGAAAAGGCTCGGACAGAAAGGCTACAACCTTCTCTCCAAGAACTGCGAGCATTTCGCCACCTGGTGTCGCTACGGGGATGGCATTGGCGTGACACAAGGGGAGGGCATCAGCGAGCAGGTCACCCACTACACCAACAATTTTGGCATGGTATAG